A DNA window from Paenibacillus sp. HWE-109 contains the following coding sequences:
- a CDS encoding family 16 glycosylhydrolase: MKKLLAFGLGTLAAIAISAAAADEAKAAPPAGYNLVWQDEFNGTSLDEQEWNYRQNQYTDENNVTVSGGAIHLNMTRSVSGYRGAGVTTKRTFGYGYYELNAKWTNPGAGFHPSAWTQIWDAQLPKTNSLSKFTEIDFFEHYKNGQITAGYLNWNTELAASGGGDAKLFASNRGVYTGDYSNEYHTYGVDYGPGRMAFYKDNVLVREFIYPLRTEATLDKAASTFNSPMVFYLSTIPQNADPAQPPGHLYGTYDVDYFRYYTTTGTAPITSPVSPSPHNPIRTDDFESGNITNWNLKSGSWSIASDGSSNRLHTSTSSGVSMAVYNDQPYSSASWSDSAVQANFKLNGTTGITGLVARYEEVVPPNPTDPANYYYLRINATNQMFELAKVAPSATTVLASSPETFVSGTDYNLKLYLNGSTLKGYLNGVERLSVTDDQFTLGAAGFRAYNQIVSVDNFLSSRIMYSDDLESGNADKWTTATGTWSVATDGSYVLKNTSIAGEARAFANSASYNNAFISANIKLLTNTGYASVTGRYTDSNNFYMLRLDKVANKLAISKKSNGVVTDLASYPMSINTNEWYRMELSIVGNQLRGYLNGEEKLSAAENAPLAPGKVGVRAYTASFEVDNLYVEAR; this comes from the coding sequence ATGAAAAAATTGCTAGCATTCGGCTTGGGGACCTTGGCGGCGATTGCAATCTCAGCAGCGGCAGCAGACGAAGCAAAAGCGGCTCCCCCTGCAGGCTACAATCTGGTATGGCAAGATGAATTTAACGGAACTAGCTTGGACGAGCAAGAATGGAATTATCGACAAAATCAGTATACGGACGAAAATAACGTGACGGTCTCCGGAGGCGCCATTCATCTGAACATGACTCGGTCCGTTTCCGGCTATCGCGGCGCTGGGGTTACAACCAAGCGCACCTTCGGTTACGGTTATTATGAACTTAATGCCAAGTGGACCAATCCAGGCGCAGGCTTCCATCCTTCCGCTTGGACTCAAATCTGGGACGCACAATTACCCAAGACGAACAGTCTTTCCAAATTCACAGAAATCGACTTCTTCGAGCATTATAAGAACGGCCAAATTACCGCAGGGTACTTAAACTGGAATACGGAATTGGCAGCATCGGGCGGGGGAGACGCCAAATTATTTGCTTCTAACCGCGGAGTGTACACAGGAGACTACTCCAACGAGTATCATACTTATGGTGTTGATTACGGTCCTGGGCGCATGGCCTTTTACAAAGATAACGTACTAGTGAGGGAATTTATTTATCCGCTTCGTACAGAAGCAACACTAGATAAGGCGGCATCGACATTCAATTCGCCAATGGTATTCTACTTGTCAACGATTCCGCAAAATGCTGACCCAGCCCAACCTCCAGGCCATTTGTACGGTACGTACGATGTCGATTATTTTAGATACTATACGACAACTGGCACGGCACCAATTACATCGCCAGTGTCGCCCTCGCCTCACAATCCAATTCGAACAGATGATTTTGAAAGCGGAAACATTACGAATTGGAACTTAAAGTCGGGCAGTTGGAGCATCGCATCCGATGGCAGCAGCAACCGACTCCACACCTCCACATCAAGCGGAGTTTCTATGGCTGTGTATAATGATCAACCGTATTCTTCCGCCAGTTGGTCCGACAGCGCAGTGCAAGCAAATTTCAAGTTGAATGGAACAACAGGAATTACCGGCTTGGTAGCGCGCTATGAAGAGGTCGTACCTCCTAATCCTACGGATCCAGCCAATTACTACTATCTCAGAATAAATGCAACGAACCAAATGTTTGAGCTGGCCAAAGTAGCCCCATCTGCGACTACGGTTCTTGCGTCCTCTCCTGAAACGTTTGTTTCTGGAACCGATTACAATTTGAAATTGTACTTAAATGGTTCGACGTTGAAAGGGTACTTGAATGGTGTGGAACGATTATCGGTGACGGACGATCAGTTTACACTCGGTGCCGCAGGGTTCAGAGCCTATAATCAAATCGTAAGCGTGGATAATTTCCTGTCTTCACGAATCATGTACAGCGATGACCTGGAGTCCGGTAATGCTGACAAATGGACAACAGCAACTGGCACATGGTCTGTCGCAACGGATGGAAGCTATGTATTGAAAAATACTTCGATCGCCGGTGAAGCCCGCGCTTTCGCAAACAGTGCATCCTACAACAATGCTTTCATCTCGGCCAACATCAAGCTGCTTACGAACACAGGGTACGCCAGCGTGACAGGTCGCTATACGGACAGCAATAACTTCTACATGCTGCGGTTGGATAAAGTTGCCAACAAACTAGCTATTAGCAAAAAGAGCAATGGCGTCGTAACGGATTTAGCCTCTTATCCGATGAGCATTAATACGAACGAATGGTACCGTATGGAGCTTTCAATTGTAGGCAATCAATTGAGAGGATACTTGAATGGCGAAGAGAAACTCAGCGCTGCGGAAAATGCTCCGCTTGCTCCAGGCAAGGTTGGCGTTCGTGCATACACAGCCAGCTTCGAAGTAGATAACCTATACGTAGAAGCAAGATAA
- a CDS encoding sensor histidine kinase, translating to MSRPRAMLRKLRITPKVFLLTFVCFELLTLLMAFSFNRHSSEILVKSQMSYARQAVQKSNRYLDSNLQNIRTTMSSIVNDSRLQNGDYKQLEKWMSASLLYLTPNLSNVHFISGGEVLASTSTHSWDVFGDPVILQILSDTTHAEPSWVGPYHSNVSGYTITYVFPTTLTNGRSGFLLADISLDRLYYTLFPEETQDVMENLIILDKKLHPVMGKAPYVHFDYVDKQYNLTGFDPSILHSDWGQMEIAGSADKDSIIVTRGYNTIVEWQLVMVMNKRELLEPLKQSVAFTWQLTIICILLSLGLSLLLTVIISGPIKKMTKFVQRVGEGELDTYITIKTEDEIGYLAVHFNLMTKKMAQLIVDLKHSEEQKKLSDFRALHAQIKPHFLYNTLNTISMLGRRGDMETMDSLISALSNQLHYALDNSPDPVKVREELITIENYLELMKIRYPNKCEFQFDMDPLSLEYKLPKFILQPLVENAIFHGIVPKLAGGTVYIATMVDHDYWEILIEDNGIGMDAEALHALTEKLRRKGTVFENVEHIGILNVHERFQLMFGDAYQLTIDSQPHIGTKVWIKLPKERIDPGETSFID from the coding sequence ATGAGTCGACCACGAGCAATGCTAAGAAAATTAAGGATCACGCCAAAAGTTTTTCTGCTTACGTTTGTTTGTTTCGAACTGCTTACTCTTTTGATGGCATTTTCGTTCAATAGGCATTCTTCCGAAATTCTAGTGAAATCGCAAATGAGCTATGCCCGGCAAGCCGTTCAGAAGTCAAACCGGTATTTGGATTCGAATTTGCAAAATATACGCACAACCATGAGTTCGATTGTGAATGACAGCAGGCTGCAAAATGGTGATTACAAGCAGTTGGAGAAGTGGATGTCGGCTAGCCTCCTTTATCTAACGCCTAATCTCAGCAACGTTCATTTCATCTCCGGAGGGGAAGTGCTCGCCAGTACATCTACCCATAGCTGGGATGTATTCGGCGACCCGGTCATCCTGCAGATCTTGTCGGACACTACCCATGCAGAACCTTCTTGGGTAGGACCCTACCATTCCAATGTATCGGGATATACGATCACGTATGTCTTCCCGACTACCCTAACGAATGGCCGTTCCGGCTTTCTGCTCGCAGATATTAGCTTAGACAGGCTGTATTACACGTTATTTCCGGAAGAAACGCAAGATGTCATGGAAAATCTCATTATCCTGGACAAGAAGCTCCATCCGGTTATGGGCAAAGCTCCTTATGTTCATTTCGACTATGTAGACAAACAATACAATCTCACCGGATTTGATCCTTCCATCCTGCATTCCGATTGGGGACAGATGGAGATTGCTGGTTCTGCAGACAAGGACAGCATCATTGTAACCAGAGGATACAATACCATTGTTGAGTGGCAGCTTGTGATGGTCATGAATAAGCGTGAGCTGTTGGAACCTCTGAAACAATCGGTCGCCTTTACTTGGCAGCTTACGATTATTTGTATTCTGCTGTCCCTCGGCTTGTCACTGTTGTTAACCGTAATCATTTCTGGTCCTATCAAGAAAATGACCAAATTTGTTCAAAGGGTCGGCGAAGGGGAATTAGATACCTATATCACGATCAAAACGGAAGATGAGATCGGCTACCTGGCTGTGCATTTCAACCTCATGACCAAAAAAATGGCCCAGTTGATCGTGGATTTAAAGCATAGCGAGGAGCAAAAGAAGCTTTCCGACTTCCGCGCCTTGCATGCCCAAATCAAACCGCATTTTCTGTATAATACATTGAACACGATCTCCATGCTTGGACGGCGGGGCGATATGGAAACGATGGACAGCTTGATTTCCGCGTTATCCAATCAACTGCATTATGCTCTTGATAATTCCCCCGATCCGGTTAAAGTTCGCGAAGAGTTGATTACGATTGAGAATTATTTGGAATTAATGAAAATTCGTTACCCGAATAAATGTGAATTCCAATTCGATATGGACCCGCTTTCCCTGGAATATAAGCTGCCCAAGTTCATTCTTCAGCCGCTTGTCGAGAATGCCATTTTTCACGGGATTGTTCCCAAGCTTGCAGGGGGGACCGTCTACATCGCCACTATGGTAGATCATGATTATTGGGAAATATTAATTGAAGATAACGGCATTGGCATGGATGCTGAAGCTCTGCACGCCCTTACGGAGAAGCTGCGGCGCAAAGGGACGGTTTTTGAAAATGTGGAGCATATCGGTATTCTCAATGTTCATGAACGATTCCAGCTTATGTTCGGCGATGCCTATCAACTTACGATCGACAGTCAACCTCATATCGGCACGAAGGTTTGGATAAAGCTTCCGAAAGAAAGGATAGATCCCGGTGAAACGTCTTTTATTGATTGA
- a CDS encoding response regulator → MKRLLLIDDEFMARQHIKEAFPWEEWGYTIVGEATNGVEAQAAVEALDPDIALIDITMPVMDGLTLLKHMNNRFPQTKCVILTAHREFSYINQAMQNGAVGYILKSPINLTETKAALDKASKESEKDSQILSASQSRKTIQSNSYPLRKHFFQQLLTGLYVSDDEIIQRANDIGAQLKFPSFLLLTLEVDRLAGVYSLYSNNDRMLIEFSMLEIIRESLLELLPVKIEIFPLEFGRLALIVCTNEKQLDKESCMEICLRLEQAIQPQLEKYLDISVKLAASEGFYRPSQIRTMFKQTEGLFIYRFYQEKPRTIVTYGLRPFRQMSSDQWAILQTMTMPLEEVRPYEFHVKTVDKIQSYLIEMNPCPTDVINWFISLQASLNKAAYLSEWPDFKRAAYLGEATKLLLAWLQKRDRVAGEAIAVRPEIARAIQYIRQHLGEELTVDAISAESGFSTSHFSHIFKKEVGMSVIDYVLEQRIELAKKYLAEGKFRNYELSEKVGFQHYSYFSNIFKKMTGVSPNEYKRSLKNVITQSE, encoded by the coding sequence GTGAAACGTCTTTTATTGATTGATGATGAATTCATGGCAAGGCAGCATATCAAAGAGGCTTTCCCCTGGGAGGAATGGGGATATACGATTGTAGGCGAAGCCACGAATGGCGTGGAGGCGCAGGCGGCTGTTGAAGCGCTTGATCCCGACATTGCGTTGATTGACATTACCATGCCTGTGATGGACGGCTTGACGCTGCTCAAGCATATGAACAACCGTTTCCCCCAAACCAAATGCGTGATCCTGACCGCGCACCGGGAGTTTAGCTATATTAACCAAGCGATGCAGAATGGAGCAGTCGGATATATTCTCAAATCGCCGATCAATCTGACGGAAACCAAAGCAGCCTTGGACAAGGCTTCAAAGGAATCGGAGAAAGATTCCCAAATTTTATCGGCTTCCCAAAGTCGCAAGACCATTCAAAGCAACAGTTATCCGCTCAGGAAGCATTTTTTTCAGCAGCTGCTTACGGGTTTGTATGTGAGTGATGATGAAATTATCCAGCGCGCTAATGATATTGGCGCACAATTGAAATTTCCCTCCTTCCTTCTACTAACCCTTGAAGTGGATCGTTTGGCAGGCGTGTACAGCCTTTATTCCAACAACGATCGCATGCTCATTGAATTCAGCATGCTGGAGATTATTCGTGAATCCTTGCTGGAGCTATTGCCTGTGAAGATTGAGATTTTCCCCCTTGAGTTCGGAAGACTCGCATTGATCGTTTGCACGAATGAAAAGCAGTTGGATAAAGAGAGCTGCATGGAGATCTGTTTACGCCTGGAACAGGCGATTCAGCCGCAATTGGAGAAATACTTGGATATCTCGGTGAAGCTGGCCGCAAGCGAAGGGTTCTACCGCCCTAGTCAAATTCGCACGATGTTCAAACAGACAGAAGGTTTGTTTATTTATCGATTTTATCAGGAGAAACCCCGAACAATTGTCACCTATGGCCTTCGTCCTTTTCGCCAAATGAGCAGTGATCAATGGGCTATTTTACAAACGATGACGATGCCTTTGGAAGAAGTTAGGCCCTATGAGTTCCATGTGAAAACGGTGGATAAGATTCAATCCTACCTGATTGAAATGAATCCATGTCCCACAGATGTGATCAACTGGTTTATCTCGTTGCAGGCCAGTTTGAACAAGGCTGCTTATTTGTCTGAATGGCCTGACTTTAAGCGGGCTGCTTATCTTGGCGAGGCGACGAAGCTCCTGCTGGCTTGGTTGCAGAAACGGGATCGAGTCGCTGGCGAGGCCATTGCCGTTCGTCCTGAAATCGCTCGTGCCATTCAGTATATTCGTCAGCATCTTGGGGAGGAACTCACGGTGGATGCTATATCGGCGGAGTCGGGATTCAGCACCTCGCATTTCAGCCATATTTTCAAAAAAGAAGTGGGGATGTCGGTCATTGACTATGTGCTGGAACAACGGATTGAATTGGCCAAAAAATACTTAGCGGAAGGGAAATTCCGAAACTATGAATTGTCTGAAAAAGTCGGGTTTCAGCATTACTCTTATTTCTCCAATATTTTCAAGAAAATGACGGGCGTGAGTCCGAATGAGTACAAACGTTCATTGAAAAATGTGATTACGCAATCAGAGTAG
- a CDS encoding ABC transporter permease, with protein sequence MRISLEHEQQAAVSTMARKNESRRHFAKHKWLYIFLIPGCAYLLIFKYIPIIGIVIAFQDFSLVKGIWNSEWVGLENFQYLFQSKDFYVVLRNTLILSSYQLICGFPAPIMLAIMLNEVRHMAFKRVSQTILYLPHFISWVVLAGMIINFLSPSTGAVNHIITAFGYKPIPFLLEPQYFRSIIVSAEVWKGIGWGTIIYLAAMTGIDTSLYEAARMDGASRIKQIVHITLPGLLPTVVILLVLQLGHILDNGFEQVFLLYNPSTYEVADVLETYTYRIGLIDGRLSFSAAVGLFKAAVGFVLVLGANRIAKLFGQNIW encoded by the coding sequence ATGAGAATTTCGTTGGAACACGAACAGCAGGCAGCTGTCTCAACGATGGCAAGAAAGAATGAAAGCAGGCGGCACTTCGCCAAGCATAAATGGTTGTATATCTTTTTAATTCCGGGCTGCGCGTATCTACTCATCTTCAAGTATATCCCGATTATCGGGATTGTTATTGCTTTTCAGGATTTCAGTCTCGTGAAGGGAATATGGAACAGTGAATGGGTAGGATTGGAAAATTTCCAGTATTTATTTCAGTCCAAAGATTTCTATGTCGTGCTTCGCAATACGTTAATACTGAGCAGTTATCAGTTAATTTGCGGTTTTCCGGCCCCAATTATGCTGGCGATCATGCTGAACGAAGTCAGACATATGGCCTTCAAGCGCGTGTCCCAAACGATTCTGTATTTGCCTCACTTCATTTCTTGGGTAGTCTTGGCTGGCATGATCATTAATTTCCTGTCGCCTTCCACTGGTGCTGTTAATCATATCATCACGGCGTTTGGCTACAAACCGATTCCATTTTTGCTTGAACCTCAGTATTTCCGAAGCATTATCGTATCAGCGGAAGTATGGAAAGGAATCGGGTGGGGAACCATCATTTATCTAGCCGCCATGACGGGCATCGATACGTCTCTGTACGAAGCTGCCAGAATGGATGGGGCAAGTCGGATCAAGCAAATTGTCCATATTACTTTGCCTGGCCTACTCCCCACCGTCGTTATTCTCCTCGTCCTTCAACTGGGGCATATTCTGGATAATGGCTTTGAACAAGTATTTCTTCTATACAATCCTTCTACTTACGAGGTTGCGGATGTGCTGGAAACATATACGTATCGAATCGGGTTAATTGATGGAAGACTATCTTTCTCTGCTGCGGTCGGTTTGTTTAAAGCAGCCGTCGGATTTGTATTAGTACTCGGAGCGAATCGAATCGCCAAATTGTTCGGTCAAAACATCTGGTAG